The nucleotide sequence GGACACTGTGCGAGTGCTCGTAATCGATGGTGAGCCGCCGACCGTGGCGGTCACTACTCCACGCCCCGGCGGACGACTCCGGATGGGCCGCGTGGGTGCTCGCCTCACCGGAACCGCGATCGATCGATCGGGCGTGCGCGCGGTCGAGCTCGCCATGCACCTCGTAGCGACCGCCGGCTTCCGCCAGCAGGCCGGGGCGCCACTATGCGCCTGGTACGACGGGAAACGTGGATTCAAGGTTCGCTCGTGCGCGCGACCCGTCTGGTTCCGGGCCGAAGTGCGCAAGGGGCGCTGGTCGTTCACAATCCCTCGGAGCGCCAGGATCTTCGCGGGCACCTGGGTGTTGCGGATCCGCGCGCGCGATCGTCTGGGTAACGTCGCTGACGATTTCTCGCTCCGTAAGCGGACGCTAGTGCCGTTCGAACTGCTGCCTTACCGGCGGTGACGACGGTGGACGCGAACGCGACGCGCGCGACTCTCGTGGCGCTACTGCCGTTTTCCTGGCGGTGGAGCGCAAGCCGCGGGGCGTGCGCGAAGCTGCTCTCGGCAGTGTTGACGGCAGCGCTCACTTGGCTCGGCGCGTTCGCCGGGCCCGGGTACGCCGCTTCCGTGCCGCGTGGCGCTTTCTTCACGACGGCGCCGCTGCCGCGGCCGGTGATGCTCACCGAGGCGGCGGTGCTGGCCGACGGCCGCGTTTTGGTAGCGGGCGGCTTCTCCGAGGGCGGCGGAACCGCCACGGCCGCACTTTTCGAGCCCCGCTCGCGGCGCTGGTTGCCGACCGGTCGGCTTGCCGTGGGGCGCTTCGCGCACACCGTCACGGCGCTGCCGGACGGCGGCGCGCTGGTCTGCGGGGGCTCCTCGGTCGCCGGGCCGCAGGCCGGTTACCTCAACAGTTGCGAACGCTTCGACCCTGCGGCCGGCCACTTCGGACTAGCACCGGCTTTACCGGGTCCGCGGGCGAACCACGCAGCGGTGCTGGTCCCAAACGGGCCGTCGGGTGCACCGGCGGTGGTCATAACCGGCGGGCTCACACGCTCGACACCAGCCCTCACGACAGTCGACGCCTTGACCGTCGGAGCGGCGGCCTGGCAGCCGCTGATGGCGCTTGAGAACGGCCGCTACCACCATACGGCGACGGTGCTGCCGGATGGCCGCGTGCTGGTGGTCGGGGGCGAGCGCACCGATCGCGACACGCCGCTGTTCTCGGCTGAGCTCGTTGATCCGCGCAGCGGCCGCAGCGAAGTCGTCGCACCGACCGCGACGCCGCGCGTCAACCACATCGCCGTGTTGCTGCGCGACGGACGTGTTCTGGTCGCGGGCGGCGGCACCTTCGCAACCGGCTTCCTGCGCAGCGCCGAGATCTTCGATCCGCGCACGCTCAGCTGGCGCGAAGCCGCGCCGATGCTGCACGCGCGTGGCTACGCGCAAGCAACACGGCTGAGCGACGGGCGGGTATTGGTCGTGGGCGGATTCAGCAACGACGGAGACCTCCCAGAAGCCGAGATCTACGACCCGCAGCGCAACCGCTGGACGGTCGTGCCCGAGCGCCCAAGGCCGCGCGCGCGGGGCATCGTTGCGGCGCTCGCCGACGGACGCGTGCTGTTGGCCGGTGGCCAGCGCGCGAGCGGCCAGCTGCTGCGCGACAGCGAGCTCTTCGATCCGCTCGCAACCGCCCGGCTCGCGGAACTTGTCGCGCCGCGCCGAGCGCACGCCGGCCGCACCGTCGCGATCCGCTACTGGAGCGGCAGTGCAGGACCGACGACGATCGACCTGCTCGCGATCCGCAAGCCGCCCCGGGGACGTTGCCCGAACCTCACTGGCCCGTGCGAGCTACGCCGGCTGGTGCTGCGCTTGCGGGTGCGCGATGGCGTCGGTCGCCGGCTGCACAAGCTGCCGCTTGCCCGCCGTGGTCGCGCGTTAGCGCCGGGACGTTACGAGCTGAGGGTGCGTCACGCTGGCCGCGAGGCGAGCGTGCGGCTTGCGATCACTCGCTGAGCAACCGGGGCGCGGTTCGCTGTGGCCGGCTGTGTGACCAGACGCGCCGCCGGCTGCACCACACCGCAGCCGGGTCGCGCCTTGAAGTCCGACTGAGCCGTGAATAAGGTCCCTCAAACGCTCGTCCCGGGAGCAGCGCCTCAAACGCTCGCCCCGGGAGCGGCGTCCCCCTTCCCCTACGCACCACCGCAACAGGAGGGTCCTCGGATGTCCAAGCGAGGAGATCGCTTCCGTCGTTCGCTTCCCCGTCTGGCAGCGACCATCCTCGCCGCTTCAGCGGTCGTGCTCGCAGGCGCAGCTTCCGCCGCGGCACGTCCACCCGAGCGATTCACGCGCATCAAGGGCTTCGACGAACCATCAACACCGGCGCGCTTCGACCGTGTTGGGGTGCTCGAGGTCGGTTCCCCCCGGGCACGCAACGTGCTCGTGCTGGTGCCGGGAACCTCGGCCAGCTCGACCTACTTCGTGCCACTCGCCGAGGACATCGTCCGGCAACTGCCGGGGTGGCAAGTTTGGGCCGTCGAGCGGCGCGAGAACTTGCTCGAAGACCACTCCATGTTCAACCTTGCGAAGCGCCGCAAGGTGAGCGACCAGCAGGTTTTCGACTACTACCTGCGCTGGTTGACCAACCCCTCGGTCACGCGGCACATCCGCGTGATCCCTGACGGCGAGGTCGCCTTCGCGCGCAACTGGGGGATGCGCACCGAGATCGAAGACTTGCACCGGGTGATCCTGCGCGCCAAGCGGCATGCGCGGCACGTGGTGCTCGGCGGGCACTCGCTGGGCGGCACCATCACCACCGCCTACGCGACCTGGAACTTCCATGGCCGCCCCGGCGCGCGCCTGCTCGATGGCCTCATCTACATCGACGGTGGACGGCTCGGCGAGCCCCCGTCCGAGCAGCAAGCACGGGAGCGACTAGCACAACTCGCCGGTCAGTCGCCGTGGCTCAGCTTCGGCGGGATCCCCGCCCCCTACGCCGGGCTCTTCAACACCGCCGGCTCGCTGGCGGCGCTGTTGTATCCGAACGAACCCTCGCTGGCGTACGACTGGCCGGGCCTGCCGAGCTTCCTCAAGCCGCCGGTGCGGCCCACCAATTTGGCGCAATACGGCTACGCGCTGGACACCGAGACCTCCCCGTCGGCGCTCTGGGCGGCCCAGGCGCACATCGGCAAACTGGCGCCGAGCGGTGATCCTCGAGGTTGGTTGCAAGCGGGCGAGATCACGCCGATCCGCCGCTACGCACGGATGTTCTCGGGGATCGACTTCCAAGGCCTCGACGGCACCGCCTGGTACCACCCGCTGCGGCTGACGATCGACGCGGCGGCGGTGGGCAACGGCACCCCGAATCCCGCTCAGCGCGTCTTCGACGTGCGCGCCACCGCGGGCAAGAAGCTCCCGAAACGGCTGCGGATCTACGCCTTCGGGGCGGCCGGCGGCCGTCTCGTCACCGACGCTGCCCGCCAGCTGGCTCGGCAAGCGGGCATCCCCGCCGGCAACGTCGTGCTGGTGAACCGGCAAGGCACCTACGCACACAACGACCCCGCAGGCGCCTACCCGCGCAACGACTTCCTCGCCCGGCTCGTGCCGTTCCTACGCAAGATCGCCCGCTGACGTGCCCGCGAGGCGCCGGCGGCCGCGCGCCGGCGGGGAGCGGTGGGGGCTGTCACCAGTCCCCCGAGCGTCTAGGCTGCGCCCATGCAGGCGACGCTGTTCTCGATACCGCCCTCGCATCCGGCGCTCGCAGCGAAGTTGATGCTGCGGCACGTGGGGCTCGAACATCGGGTGGTCGAACTGCCGCCCGGACTCCATCCGCCGGTCCTGCGCGCTCGCGGTTTTCGGCGCGGCACCGTGCCCGCGATGATCCTCAACGGGCGCAAGATCCAAGGAACGACGGCCATCAGTCGCGCCCTCGACGAGCTCTTCCCCGGCAAGCTCTTCCCGACCGACACCAACGCGCGTGCGCGTGTCGAAGAGGCCGAAGCTTGGGGCGAGCGCGAGTTCCAGCCGGTGCCGCGTCGCATCTTCCGGTGGGTGCTGGCACGCGACGCGGACGCCCGCGCGGCGCTCGCCCGCGAATCGAAGATGCCGCTCGCGAACTTGCAAGCACGGGCGACCGCGCCCCTGGCGCGGCGTTTCGCAGCGCTCGTCGGCGCCACCGACGAGCGCGTTCGCCAGGACCTCGAGCACCTACCGGAGATGCTCGACCGCGTCGATCGCTACATAGCGGAGGGGGTGATCGGCGGCGACACGCCCAACGCCGCTGACTTCCAGATCGCCACCACCGTGCACGCGCTGATGCGCTTCCCGCAGCTGCGACCGATGATCGACGAGCGGCCGGCGGCCGAACTGGCGCGGCGCGTCGTCGGCGAGCCGGCGCAAGCGCCGGTGCGCGTGCCCGAAGAGTGGCTACCCGCGGGCGCCGCCAAGTAGCGTCGGCCGGCAAGACCGCCTAGCGCCCGCGGGCACCACCGCTAACGCATGTTGCCGGTGTGACCGAGCGAGAAGCGGCCGGGCTGCGGCCAAACGCAGAGGCCGTGCGGTCCCGAGCCGACGCGAATCCGGTGGACCAGACGTCCACTGCGGGTGTCGATCACGTAGACCACGCCGTGGTAGCGACCGGACAGCCAAAGCAGGCGACCGTCGACTGAGAGGCCGCCCATGTCGGGGCTACCCCCGCCCGGCAGCCACCACTTCTTAAGCGGGCGGCCGGTCGCCGCCGACAACACCGAGATCGAGCCCTCGCCGCGGTTCGAGACGTACAGCACCCGCGCATCGCGACTCGGGTAGATGCCGTGCGCGCCGCGCCCAGTGCGAACGAAACCGATCTTGCGCAGGCGCCGGGCGTCGATCACCCAGACACCGTCCGAGGCCATGTCGGCGACAAAGAAGCGGGTGCCGTCCGGCGAGAGTCGCACGTCCTGCGGCATCGCCCCCGGCCGCAGCGTGAGGTAGCCGAGCACACGGGGACGCACCGCGTCGAACGCCACCATGCGACCGCTGAATTCGCACGAGGCGAGGCCGCGCCGACCGTCGGCGGTGAAATTCGATCGGCACAAGCGCGTTGCCGACGTCGCTCGCGACCCATAGGCGGCGCAGATTCCACGCGGGAACGACGTGCTGCGGCTCGGCCGGGACCGGGAACCGAGCGACCATCTGAAAGCTCCGCTGGTCGATCACGTCGACGGTGTTGCTGCGCGAGTTCGGCACGTACACGAGCCGCCGATCGTGTCGCACCGCGGGCGCCAACATGCGCGCCCCGGTGTGCGCGTAAACGTTCAGTCGACGAGGCCCCCGAGGAGACCCGTCGGCGCGCCCGGTGACCGCGGCAACCGGGTCTCCGAGCGATCGTTGCGGCGCCTGTGCGGGTCGCGCGCCGTTCGACGACCCACACGCCGCAAGCCCGGCAGCGAACAGCAGGAGAGCTGCAGCCGATCGGTAGCTCGAGTTCACCTCCACCTCCTTCATGCGCGCGGGAGTCGCAACTCGAAGCGTCCTGGCGGACCCGGACGGGCAACCACGTCGCCTCCCGCAGCCCGTGCCAAGCGGCGTGCGAGGGCCAAGCCGAGGCCGGCACCGCCGTGATCGGTGTCCGCCTGCGAACCGCGTCGACCCGGTTCGAAAACCGCTTCGACCTCGTCGGGCGCGACGCCGTCGCCGTCGTCTACAACCGCCACCGTCGCTTGTTCGCTGCCGCCCCGCACGATCACCCGCACCCGGCGACGGCCGTAGCGGCAGCCGTTTTCGACGAGCGGGCTGAGCGCCCGCTCCACGAGCTCCGGTTCGGCGGCTACCAGCACTCGTTCAGGTGCCGGCTCGACCTCGATGTCAACGCCGGCGCGAGCCGCCAGCGGACGGTGCGACTCGGCCACCGCGGCCGCGCACTCGCCGAGCTCGCTGCGGCCGTGCTTGAGCGACGTCTCGGCGCGTTCGGCCGTCAGCAGCGCATCCAAGCAGGCGCTCATTCGGCGTGCTGACTCGAGCACGTCGGCCAGCGCCCGCCGGTAACTATCGGCTTCCCGCTGGCCGCGCAGCGCTAGTTGGGCCTGGGCGATCATCCCCGCCAGCGGCGTGCGCAGCTCGTGCGCGAGCTCTGCCGAAAACCGTTGTTCGCGACGCAGGCTCTGCACCAAACGGTCGAGCAGACGGTCGAGCGTAGCCGCCAGACGGGTCAGCTCGTCGCGCGGCTCCCCGAGCGCGAAGCGCCGCTCCAGGTCGCGCTCCGACCACTCCGCGGCGCGGTCGGTCATCCGCGCTACCGGGCGCAACGCCGCCG is from Thermoleophilum album and encodes:
- a CDS encoding ATP-binding protein, giving the protein MRPLTLRTRLTLALLTGAIVGLTVLTAAFNLVFSVTLNRDATALARERASSLADLAASELASGERLRPETRAGVGQPGWIFANGRELVRPRAAPVDEQAARQLARSGRSTIKVSTINVLLAAEPIRVGKRAVGRAVAVVSLDPYERVREETLVGSILFSLLLVAAITAAGRYLIAAALRPVARMTDRAAEWSERDLERRFALGEPRDELTRLAATLDRLLDRLVQSLRREQRFSAELAHELRTPLAGMIAQAQLALRGQREADSYRRALADVLESARRMSACLDALLTAERAETSLKHGRSELGECAAAVAESHRPLAARAGVDIEVEPAPERVLVAAEPELVERALSPLVENGCRYGRRRVRVIVRGGSEQATVAVVDDGDGVAPDEVEAVFEPGRRGSQADTDHGGAGLGLALARRLARAAGGDVVARPGPPGRFELRLPRA
- a CDS encoding Kelch repeat-containing protein, encoding MTTVDANATRATLVALLPFSWRWSASRGACAKLLSAVLTAALTWLGAFAGPGYAASVPRGAFFTTAPLPRPVMLTEAAVLADGRVLVAGGFSEGGGTATAALFEPRSRRWLPTGRLAVGRFAHTVTALPDGGALVCGGSSVAGPQAGYLNSCERFDPAAGHFGLAPALPGPRANHAAVLVPNGPSGAPAVVITGGLTRSTPALTTVDALTVGAAAWQPLMALENGRYHHTATVLPDGRVLVVGGERTDRDTPLFSAELVDPRSGRSEVVAPTATPRVNHIAVLLRDGRVLVAGGGTFATGFLRSAEIFDPRTLSWREAAPMLHARGYAQATRLSDGRVLVVGGFSNDGDLPEAEIYDPQRNRWTVVPERPRPRARGIVAALADGRVLLAGGQRASGQLLRDSELFDPLATARLAELVAPRRAHAGRTVAIRYWSGSAGPTTIDLLAIRKPPRGRCPNLTGPCELRRLVLRLRVRDGVGRRLHKLPLARRGRALAPGRYELRVRHAGREASVRLAITR
- a CDS encoding alpha/beta fold hydrolase, with the translated sequence MSKRGDRFRRSLPRLAATILAASAVVLAGAASAAARPPERFTRIKGFDEPSTPARFDRVGVLEVGSPRARNVLVLVPGTSASSTYFVPLAEDIVRQLPGWQVWAVERRENLLEDHSMFNLAKRRKVSDQQVFDYYLRWLTNPSVTRHIRVIPDGEVAFARNWGMRTEIEDLHRVILRAKRHARHVVLGGHSLGGTITTAYATWNFHGRPGARLLDGLIYIDGGRLGEPPSEQQARERLAQLAGQSPWLSFGGIPAPYAGLFNTAGSLAALLYPNEPSLAYDWPGLPSFLKPPVRPTNLAQYGYALDTETSPSALWAAQAHIGKLAPSGDPRGWLQAGEITPIRRYARMFSGIDFQGLDGTAWYHPLRLTIDAAAVGNGTPNPAQRVFDVRATAGKKLPKRLRIYAFGAAGGRLVTDAARQLARQAGIPAGNVVLVNRQGTYAHNDPAGAYPRNDFLARLVPFLRKIAR
- a CDS encoding glutathione S-transferase family protein: MQATLFSIPPSHPALAAKLMLRHVGLEHRVVELPPGLHPPVLRARGFRRGTVPAMILNGRKIQGTTAISRALDELFPGKLFPTDTNARARVEEAEAWGEREFQPVPRRIFRWVLARDADARAALARESKMPLANLQARATAPLARRFAALVGATDERVRQDLEHLPEMLDRVDRYIAEGVIGGDTPNAADFQIATTVHALMRFPQLRPMIDERPAAELARRVVGEPAQAPVRVPEEWLPAGAAK
- a CDS encoding YncE family protein encodes the protein MVAFDAVRPRVLGYLTLRPGAMPQDVRLSPDGTRFFVADMASDGVWVIDARRLRKIGFVRTGRGAHGIYPSRDARVLYVSNRGEGSISVLSAATGRPLKKWWLPGGGSPDMGGLSVDGRLLWLSGRYHGVVYVIDTRSGRLVHRIRVGSGPHGLCVWPQPGRFSLGHTGNMR